One region of Pseudomonas sp. ABC1 genomic DNA includes:
- a CDS encoding VOC family protein, whose translation MMFHGLNMKAFRHTRNGNPGARENPEECSSIPLCSAWGAAIITKECFMETQELHRGRLIDHIQLVVQDLSASQDFYTAILAALNVPMGGTGDGYFWADELFVTAVDSPSALGVLTGRHHLAFQAQDRTMVDNFYQAALAHGGKDNGAPGERVYHPGYYAAFVVDPDGNNIEAVYHGEAMRSSASVSITF comes from the coding sequence ATGATGTTCCATGGCTTGAATATGAAGGCGTTCCGGCATACCCGGAATGGCAACCCGGGCGCGCGTGAGAACCCTGAGGAATGTTCAAGCATCCCGCTGTGCAGCGCTTGGGGTGCTGCAATCATCACTAAAGAGTGTTTTATGGAAACCCAAGAACTGCACCGGGGTCGCCTGATCGACCATATTCAACTGGTAGTGCAAGACCTTTCTGCCAGCCAGGACTTCTACACCGCTATTCTTGCTGCTCTCAACGTCCCGATGGGCGGTACGGGTGATGGGTATTTCTGGGCGGATGAGCTGTTCGTGACCGCCGTTGACAGCCCTTCGGCGCTGGGGGTGTTGACCGGGCGTCACCACCTGGCATTCCAGGCACAAGACCGCACGATGGTCGACAATTTCTACCAGGCCGCACTCGCGCATGGTGGCAAGGACAATGGTGCTCCTGGGGAGCGCGTCTACCATCCTGGCTACTACGCGGCCTTCGTTGTCGATCCAGATGGCAATAATATTGAGGCGGTCTATCACGGAGAAGCGATGCGAAGTTCGGCCTCCGTGTCGATTACCTTCTGA
- a CDS encoding FAD-binding oxidoreductase yields the protein MAPRTTPVETSTHIPNATTVVIIGGGIVGLTAALTLAERNIPVVLLEKGRLAGEQSSRNLGWARKTSRLAEDIPLARAADRLWSELPERTGSDVGYRQAGIMFIARNEAQMAMHENWLKSVAHLDLDSRLLGAKDIDDLVPGGKGQWLGGIHTPSDGRAEPSLAASAIARAALAKGAVIVEHCAVRTLSTSGGKVSGVVTERGEIRCEQVLLAGGLWSRRFLGNLSIALPTLPLICSVLRTRPMQGPTEIAVGAPDFSFRKHQDGGFVITQRGALDAPLTLDHALIGMRYLGQLKAGRDSLRIGLGRYSFDDLKLSRRWSADSVTPFEHVRTLDPKANPALNTEAMNNLKAAWPAFAQAEIEEAWAGVIDVTPDSNPVIGPVAQLPGLTLATGFSGHGFGTAPAAGQLAADLVTGQPPLVDPTPYRFDRL from the coding sequence ATGGCACCGCGCACCACACCCGTGGAAACCTCCACCCACATTCCCAACGCCACCACCGTCGTCATCATCGGCGGCGGCATCGTCGGCCTGACGGCGGCGCTGACGCTGGCCGAACGCAACATCCCGGTGGTCCTGCTGGAGAAGGGCCGGCTCGCCGGAGAGCAGTCTTCGCGCAACCTGGGCTGGGCACGCAAGACCAGCCGCCTGGCCGAAGACATTCCACTGGCCAGGGCCGCCGACCGCCTCTGGAGCGAACTGCCCGAGCGCACCGGCAGTGACGTGGGCTACCGCCAAGCGGGCATCATGTTCATCGCCCGCAACGAAGCCCAGATGGCCATGCACGAGAACTGGCTGAAATCCGTCGCCCACCTCGACCTGGACTCCCGCCTGCTCGGCGCGAAGGACATCGACGACCTGGTGCCGGGCGGCAAGGGTCAGTGGCTCGGCGGCATCCACACACCCTCGGACGGCCGTGCCGAACCCAGCCTCGCCGCCAGCGCCATCGCCAGGGCGGCACTGGCCAAGGGCGCCGTCATCGTCGAGCACTGCGCAGTGCGCACCCTCTCCACCAGCGGCGGCAAGGTCAGCGGCGTGGTCACGGAAAGGGGCGAGATCCGTTGCGAACAGGTACTGCTGGCCGGCGGCCTGTGGTCCCGGCGCTTCCTAGGCAACCTCAGCATCGCCTTGCCGACCCTGCCGCTGATCTGCTCCGTACTGCGCACGCGCCCCATGCAGGGGCCGACGGAAATCGCCGTGGGTGCGCCGGACTTTTCCTTCCGCAAACATCAGGATGGTGGCTTCGTCATCACCCAGCGCGGGGCGCTGGACGCGCCCCTGACCCTGGACCATGCCCTGATCGGCATGCGCTACCTGGGCCAGTTGAAGGCCGGCCGCGACAGCCTGCGCATTGGCCTGGGACGCTACTCCTTCGACGACCTGAAACTGTCCCGGCGCTGGAGTGCCGACAGCGTCACGCCCTTCGAGCACGTCCGCACCCTGGACCCCAAAGCCAATCCGGCCCTCAACACCGAGGCCATGAACAACCTCAAGGCAGCCTGGCCCGCCTTCGCCCAGGCCGAGATCGAAGAAGCCTGGGCCGGAGTGATCGACGTCACACCGGACTCCAACCCGGTGATCGGCCCCGTCGCGCAACTGCCCGGCCTGACCCTGGCCACCGGTTTTTCCGGTCACGGCTTCGGCACAGCCCCCGCCGCCGGACAACTGGCGGCTGACCTCGTCACGGGGCAGCCACCGCTGGTCGACCCGACGCCGTATCGCTTCGATCGGTTATAA